The genomic region AGCAAGATATCCAAGTTTTCCTTCAAATGACTGGTTGTTGAAAAGAGGTAGCTTGTTCGCGTGAAGCTCGTGAAAGCATTTGAACTAGCCCCAAATTGCCCAAATTTTTCAAAGGCATCATAATCCGCCTTTTCAAATAACTTATGTTCTAAGAAATGTGCAATCCCGTCAGGAACCGTCACATAGTCAGTTTGACCTGCTGGCACAAAAGTCGTATCAATTGCACCATAGTCTGTCGTTAAAATGGCATAGGTCTTGTGATAACCACTCTTAGGATAGAGTTTGACCGTTAACCCATTTTCCAGAGTTTCTTCATAGAGGGTTTCACCTAAGCGGGGATTTTGTCTAAGCTTCATTTGTGTCGACCCCTTTCAAGAAGTAGATTGCTTGCAGTTGCATCTTAGCGGCTTGTTCTTGAACCGCTTGTTTAGAAACGGCCAAAATAGCGGTCGTGAATCGACCCGCGTCTAGTTCCGTTTCGGGGACAAAAATTTGATTGAACTGTTGTTGGCCCAAATAACCTGGGCTATCAAGACTTGATTTAAATTGATTAATTAAGGCTAATTTGGTTTGTTCAAACATCGCTTGTGTAAAATCACCAGCGATAATACTTTGGCGTTGCGCTTCAATAATGGCTAGTACGCGTTCTTTTTGATGGCTTTCAATTCCGGTTTGAACCATGACAGCCCCCCGGAAAGCATCGATATTGCTAGAAGCGTAATAGGCCAAACTCGCCTTTTCACGGACATTCGTGAAGAGTAACGATAGTGGTGTCCCACCAAATAACGCGTTCATCACTAAGGCCGCGTAATAATCCTTTTGATAGAAGTAAGCTGGCAATTGATAAGCCATGTTTAACTTACCTTGTTGAACCGCTTGTTCTTCCGTCAATTCACGGACCGCATTGCTAGCAGCTTGTTGATAAAAAATCCCAGGTAGCATTTCGCCCCGTGGTGCTAGTGATAATTGCGCCAAATCAAGCGCCAATTTTTCTTCATCCACATTCCCCACAACCGTCATTTGAATTCGGTCATTTGCAATCATCTGTTGATAATAAGTGTATAAATCAGTGGCTGTAATCGTCTTTAAAACGTCAGCATCCCCATAATTAGGCGTTTGTTGCGTTTGATCTGTAAAGTAGAGTTCACGTAGTTTGAGTGCAGCATAAGTTT from Latilactobacillus sakei subsp. sakei DSM 20017 = JCM 1157 harbors:
- the yfmF gene encoding EF-P 5-aminopentanol modification-associated protein YfmF, with protein sequence MNQKVMDGVYLNILQTQQFKTIRFSVQLVAPATKETLTKRSLLASVLSASSQAYRDQVAIANQLQAMYGAGFNMNAYRQGQLAIFSISMRIVSPQYLRDTIDLQQQAIAFIGELLLKPDVIDQAFNAVTFDREKENLQRYIDSVADDKQTYAALKLRELYFTDQTQQTPNYGDADVLKTITATDLYTYYQQMIANDRIQMTVVGNVDEEKLALDLAQLSLAPRGEMLPGIFYQQAASNAVRELTEEQAVQQGKLNMAYQLPAYFYQKDYYAALVMNALFGGTPLSLLFTNVREKASLAYYASSNIDAFRGAVMVQTGIESHQKERVLAIIEAQRQSIIAGDFTQAMFEQTKLALINQFKSSLDSPGYLGQQQFNQIFVPETELDAGRFTTAILAVSKQAVQEQAAKMQLQAIYFLKGVDTNEA